From a single Rutidosis leptorrhynchoides isolate AG116_Rl617_1_P2 chromosome 5, CSIRO_AGI_Rlap_v1, whole genome shotgun sequence genomic region:
- the LOC139849264 gene encoding uncharacterized protein translates to MAKWAIELGEYEIRFSPRSAVKGQVLADYLAETAGDIEVSHASKEIPPSPKKLWEMHTDGACGPEGAGARIVLKSPEGEEYTLALCFSFLVTNNEAEYEALLSGMRVAKYLEVKELSVYVDSQLVANQFNEIFEAHDESMQKYLKLVQELADALSKLATLTFNHFKKEIWVEEVKVESIDTDGVSAAVEEDEQSWMTPIVEFLNKGALPIDSTKARKIKMKAPMYLLDKGILYIKSFLGPHLRCLNPTQAESIIREVHEEMYTLHTRHKTVTSKIMRLRCYWPSMYRDAAEVIRKCPSCQLHVPVSKAP, encoded by the exons atggccaaatgggctatAGAATTAGGTGAGTATGAGATAAGATTCTCACCAAGAAGTGCGGTAAAAGGGCAAGTCCTAGCGgattatctggctgaaacagcCGGAGATATCGAAGTCTCGCATGCATCAAAAGAAATACCACCTTCGCCCAAAAAGCTGTGGGAAATGCACACAGATGGGGCTTGTGGTCCAGAAGGCGCAGGGGCAAGAATAGTCCTGAAAAGTCCAGAAGGAGAAGAATATACCCTCGCGCTGTGTTTTAGCTTCCTTGTAACAAACAATGAAGCTGAGTACGAAGCGTTGTTATCTGGAAtgcgggtagcaaaatatttagagGTAAAAGAATTGTCAGTATATGTTGACTCGCAGCTAGTTGCAAACCAATTCAACGAGATATTTGAAGCACATGATGAATCGATGCAAAAATATCTGAAACTTGTGCAAGAGCTT GCGGATGCGCTCAGCAAGCTAGCCACCTTAACATTCAAccattttaagaaagaaatttgggtCGAGGAAGTGAAAGTTGAATCCATTGACACAGACGGTGTATCTGCCGCAGTTGAGGAAGATGAGCAGAGTTGGATGACACCGATAGTGGAGTTTCTGAATAAAGGTGCATTGCCAATAGATTCAACAAAAGCAAGAAAGATTAAAATGAAAGCACCGATGTATTTGTTAGACAAAGGAATTCTATACATAAAGTCTTTCTTGGGACCCCATTTGCGGTGTCTTAATCCAACTCAAGCAGAGTCAATCATACGGGAAGTACACGAGGAAATGTACACTTTGCACACAAGGCACAAAACAGTGACGTCCAAAATAATGCGGCTCAGATGCTATTGGCCATCAATGTACAGAGATGCTGCTGAGGTAATACGCAAATGTCCGTCGTGTCAACTGCACGTACCAGTAAGCAAAGCTCCGTGA